The Falco naumanni isolate bFalNau1 chromosome 1, bFalNau1.pat, whole genome shotgun sequence genome window below encodes:
- the RPH3A gene encoding rabphilin-3A isoform X4 — protein sequence MTDAVVGGSSDRWMCPSDRTMSLRASSEKEQLPAGWAARGGQPERQRKSEELTDEEKEIINRVIARAEKMEEMEQERIGRLMTRLEDMRRSVLGDGVNRCILCGEQLGPRGSACVVCEDCKKNVCTKCGVETTNSRPHAIWLCKICSEQREVWKRSGAWFFKGLPKQVLPQPMPVSKNKGPQAPSEPSPSQLPAQDVKLPSRTPTRGSDTTAAARGSYVVPGRKPAEGRPGPCGSEHAGGDTDGRNYAAESGVSRSPGVKRTNSLQAPRPPPPAAASPAPGPGPAAPPAPPAAARPGPGAAGRFPERQVSPPMGPPELARAAAREERGGGYTVPSAREERPARQPPTIPPAATAPPRQPPQEEEEEDANSYDSDEGTTLGALEFSLLYDQENSSLHCTLIKAKGLKPMDSNGLADPYVKLHLLPGASKSNKLRTKTLRNTRNPVWNETLVYHGITDEDMQRKTLRISVCDEDKFGHNEFIGETRVSLKKLKANQKKNFNICLERVIPMKRAGTTGSSRGMALYEEEVDRGGDVEERGKILVSLMYSTQQGGLIVGIVRCVHLAAMDANGYSDPFVKLWLKPDMGKKAKHKTQIKKKTLNPEFNEEFFYDIKHSDLAKKSLDISVWDYDIGKSNDYIGGCQLGITAKGERLKHWYECLKNKDKKIERWHTLQNENHVASD from the exons ATGACTGACGCGGTGGTGGGTGGCAGCTCTGACCGGTGGATGTGCCCCAGTGACAGGACCATGTCCCTCCGGGCCAG CAGCGAGAAGGAGCA GCTCCCCGCCggctgggcagcacggggcGGCCAGCCCGAGCGGCAGCGCAAGAGCGAGGAGCTGACGGATGAGGAGAAGGAGATCATCAACCGAGTCATCGCCCGGGCCGAGAAGATGGAGGAGATGGAGCAGGAGCGCATCGG GCGACTCATGACCCGGCTGGAGGACATGCGCCGGAGCGTGCTGGGGGATGGGGTGAACCGCTGCATCCTCTGCGGGGAGCAGTTGGGGCCACGGGGATCTGCCTGCGTCGTCTGCGAGGACTGCAAGAAG aacGTCTGCACCAAGTGTGGGGTGGAGACCACCAACAGCCGGCCCCATGCCATCTGGCTCTGCAAGATCTGCAGCGAGCAGCGGGAG GTGTGGAAGCGCTCCGGTGCCTGGTTCTTCAAGGGTTTGCCCAAGCAAGTGCTGCCCCAGCCGATGCCTGTCAGCAAGAACAAGGGCCCCCAAGCCCCGAGTGAGCCCAGCCCATCGCAGCTGCCCGCCCAGGACGTGAAACTCCCCTCCCGCACGCCCACCCGAG GCAGTGACACGACGGCGGCTGCCCGGGGGAGCTACGTGGTGCCTGGCCGCAAGCCGGCCGAGGGCAGGCCGGGCCCGTGTGGCAGCGAGCACGCTGGCGGGGACACCGATGGCCGCAACTACGCTGCTGAGAGCGGGGTCAGCAGGAGCCCTG GCGTGAAGAGGACCAACTCCCTGCAAGCCCCACGGCCACCCCCACCAGCCGCTGCCAGCCCCGCTCCTGGTCCTGGtccagcagcacccccag caccaccGGCAGCAGCAAGACCGGGTCCTGGGGCAGCCGGCCGGTTCCCGGAGAGACAAG TGAGCCCGCCAATGGGACCCCCAGAGCTGGCCCGTGCCGCTGCCAGGGAGGAGCGAGGAGGGGGCTACACTGTGCCCTCTGCCAGAGAGGAGAGGccagcccggcagccccccaccATCCCGCCGGCAGCCACTGCCCCGCCGCGGCAGCCAccccaggaggaagaggaggaggatgccaACAGCTATGACTCTGATGAAGGCA CCACGCTGGGAGCACTGGAGTTCAGCCTGCTCTACGACCAGGAGAACAGCTCCCTGCACTGCACCCTCATCAAGGCCAAA GGCTTAAAACCAATGGACTCAAATGGCCTGGCAGATCCCTACGTCAAACTGCACCTCTTGCCTGGAGCCAGCAAG TCAAATAAGCTGAGGACGAAGACGCTGCGCAACACTCGTAACCCTGTGTGGAACGAGACCCTGGTGTACCACGGCATCACAGATGAGGACATGCAAAGGAAAACCCTCAG GATCTCCGTATGTGATGAAGACAAATTTGGCCACAATGAGTTTATTGGAGAAACTAGAGTTTCCTTGAAAAAACTCAAAGCCAATCAGAAAAAGAACTTCAACATCTGCTTGGAGAGAGTAATACCA ATGAAGCGTGCTGGAACAACTGGCTCATCCCGTGGGATGGCATTGTACGAAGAGGAG GTAGACCGTGGTGGGGATGTGGAGGAGCGTGGGAAGATCCTTGTGTCCCTCATGTACAGCACCCAGCAGGGCGGCTTGATCGTCGGCATCGTACGCTGCGTGCATTTAGCAGCTATGGATGCCAACGGATACTCAGACCCTTTCGTTAAACT TTGGCTGAAACCTGACATGGGAAAAAAGGCCAAGCACAAGACACagattaagaagaaaacattgaatCCTGAGTTTAATGAG GAGTTCTTCTATGATATAAAACACAGCGACCTGGCCAAGAAGTCACTGGACATTTCTGTCTGGGATTACGACATCGGAAAATCGAATGATTACATCG GCGGCTGTCAGCTCGGCATTACGGCTAAGGGGGAGCGCTTGAAACACTGGTACGAATGCTTGAAGAACAAGGACAAGAAGATTGAACGCTGGCACACCCTCCAAAATGAGAACCACGTTGCCAGTGATTAA
- the RPH3A gene encoding rabphilin-3A isoform X1 gives MTDAVVGGSSDRWMCPSDRTMSLRASSEKEQLPAGWAARGGQPERQRKSEELTDEEKEIINRVIARAEKMEEMEQERIGRLMTRLEDMRRSVLGDGVNRCILCGEQLGPRGSACVVCEDCKKNVCTKCGVETTNSRPHAIWLCKICSEQREVWKRSGAWFFKGLPKQVLPQPMPVSKNKGPQAPSEPSPSQLPAQDVKLPSRTPTRGQADARPPAEQDADGSDTTAAARGSYVVPGRKPAEGRPGPCGSEHAGGDTDGRNYAAESGVSRSPGVKRTNSLQAPRPPPPAAASPAPGPGPAAPPAPPAAARPGPGAAGRFPERQVSPPMGPPELARAAAREERGGGYTVPSAREERPARQPPTIPPAATAPPRQPPQEEEEEDANSYDSDEGTTLGALEFSLLYDQENSSLHCTLIKAKGLKPMDSNGLADPYVKLHLLPGASKSNKLRTKTLRNTRNPVWNETLVYHGITDEDMQRKTLRISVCDEDKFGHNEFIGETRVSLKKLKANQKKNFNICLERVIPMKRAGTTGSSRGMALYEEEVDRGGDVEERGKILVSLMYSTQQGGLIVGIVRCVHLAAMDANGYSDPFVKLWLKPDMGKKAKHKTQIKKKTLNPEFNEEFFYDIKHSDLAKKSLDISVWDYDIGKSNDYIGGCQLGITAKGERLKHWYECLKNKDKKIERWHTLQNENHVASD, from the exons ATGACTGACGCGGTGGTGGGTGGCAGCTCTGACCGGTGGATGTGCCCCAGTGACAGGACCATGTCCCTCCGGGCCAG CAGCGAGAAGGAGCA GCTCCCCGCCggctgggcagcacggggcGGCCAGCCCGAGCGGCAGCGCAAGAGCGAGGAGCTGACGGATGAGGAGAAGGAGATCATCAACCGAGTCATCGCCCGGGCCGAGAAGATGGAGGAGATGGAGCAGGAGCGCATCGG GCGACTCATGACCCGGCTGGAGGACATGCGCCGGAGCGTGCTGGGGGATGGGGTGAACCGCTGCATCCTCTGCGGGGAGCAGTTGGGGCCACGGGGATCTGCCTGCGTCGTCTGCGAGGACTGCAAGAAG aacGTCTGCACCAAGTGTGGGGTGGAGACCACCAACAGCCGGCCCCATGCCATCTGGCTCTGCAAGATCTGCAGCGAGCAGCGGGAG GTGTGGAAGCGCTCCGGTGCCTGGTTCTTCAAGGGTTTGCCCAAGCAAGTGCTGCCCCAGCCGATGCCTGTCAGCAAGAACAAGGGCCCCCAAGCCCCGAGTGAGCCCAGCCCATCGCAGCTGCCCGCCCAGGACGTGAAACTCCCCTCCCGCACGCCCACCCGAG GCCAGGCGGACGCCAGGCCCCCAGCTGAGCAGGACGCCGATG GCAGTGACACGACGGCGGCTGCCCGGGGGAGCTACGTGGTGCCTGGCCGCAAGCCGGCCGAGGGCAGGCCGGGCCCGTGTGGCAGCGAGCACGCTGGCGGGGACACCGATGGCCGCAACTACGCTGCTGAGAGCGGGGTCAGCAGGAGCCCTG GCGTGAAGAGGACCAACTCCCTGCAAGCCCCACGGCCACCCCCACCAGCCGCTGCCAGCCCCGCTCCTGGTCCTGGtccagcagcacccccag caccaccGGCAGCAGCAAGACCGGGTCCTGGGGCAGCCGGCCGGTTCCCGGAGAGACAAG TGAGCCCGCCAATGGGACCCCCAGAGCTGGCCCGTGCCGCTGCCAGGGAGGAGCGAGGAGGGGGCTACACTGTGCCCTCTGCCAGAGAGGAGAGGccagcccggcagccccccaccATCCCGCCGGCAGCCACTGCCCCGCCGCGGCAGCCAccccaggaggaagaggaggaggatgccaACAGCTATGACTCTGATGAAGGCA CCACGCTGGGAGCACTGGAGTTCAGCCTGCTCTACGACCAGGAGAACAGCTCCCTGCACTGCACCCTCATCAAGGCCAAA GGCTTAAAACCAATGGACTCAAATGGCCTGGCAGATCCCTACGTCAAACTGCACCTCTTGCCTGGAGCCAGCAAG TCAAATAAGCTGAGGACGAAGACGCTGCGCAACACTCGTAACCCTGTGTGGAACGAGACCCTGGTGTACCACGGCATCACAGATGAGGACATGCAAAGGAAAACCCTCAG GATCTCCGTATGTGATGAAGACAAATTTGGCCACAATGAGTTTATTGGAGAAACTAGAGTTTCCTTGAAAAAACTCAAAGCCAATCAGAAAAAGAACTTCAACATCTGCTTGGAGAGAGTAATACCA ATGAAGCGTGCTGGAACAACTGGCTCATCCCGTGGGATGGCATTGTACGAAGAGGAG GTAGACCGTGGTGGGGATGTGGAGGAGCGTGGGAAGATCCTTGTGTCCCTCATGTACAGCACCCAGCAGGGCGGCTTGATCGTCGGCATCGTACGCTGCGTGCATTTAGCAGCTATGGATGCCAACGGATACTCAGACCCTTTCGTTAAACT TTGGCTGAAACCTGACATGGGAAAAAAGGCCAAGCACAAGACACagattaagaagaaaacattgaatCCTGAGTTTAATGAG GAGTTCTTCTATGATATAAAACACAGCGACCTGGCCAAGAAGTCACTGGACATTTCTGTCTGGGATTACGACATCGGAAAATCGAATGATTACATCG GCGGCTGTCAGCTCGGCATTACGGCTAAGGGGGAGCGCTTGAAACACTGGTACGAATGCTTGAAGAACAAGGACAAGAAGATTGAACGCTGGCACACCCTCCAAAATGAGAACCACGTTGCCAGTGATTAA
- the RPH3A gene encoding rabphilin-3A isoform X2 translates to MTDAVVGGSSDRWMCPSDRTMSLRASEKEQLPAGWAARGGQPERQRKSEELTDEEKEIINRVIARAEKMEEMEQERIGRLMTRLEDMRRSVLGDGVNRCILCGEQLGPRGSACVVCEDCKKNVCTKCGVETTNSRPHAIWLCKICSEQREVWKRSGAWFFKGLPKQVLPQPMPVSKNKGPQAPSEPSPSQLPAQDVKLPSRTPTRGQADARPPAEQDADGSDTTAAARGSYVVPGRKPAEGRPGPCGSEHAGGDTDGRNYAAESGVSRSPGVKRTNSLQAPRPPPPAAASPAPGPGPAAPPAPPAAARPGPGAAGRFPERQVSPPMGPPELARAAAREERGGGYTVPSAREERPARQPPTIPPAATAPPRQPPQEEEEEDANSYDSDEGTTLGALEFSLLYDQENSSLHCTLIKAKGLKPMDSNGLADPYVKLHLLPGASKSNKLRTKTLRNTRNPVWNETLVYHGITDEDMQRKTLRISVCDEDKFGHNEFIGETRVSLKKLKANQKKNFNICLERVIPMKRAGTTGSSRGMALYEEEVDRGGDVEERGKILVSLMYSTQQGGLIVGIVRCVHLAAMDANGYSDPFVKLWLKPDMGKKAKHKTQIKKKTLNPEFNEEFFYDIKHSDLAKKSLDISVWDYDIGKSNDYIGGCQLGITAKGERLKHWYECLKNKDKKIERWHTLQNENHVASD, encoded by the exons ATGACTGACGCGGTGGTGGGTGGCAGCTCTGACCGGTGGATGTGCCCCAGTGACAGGACCATGTCCCTCCGGGCCAG CGAGAAGGAGCA GCTCCCCGCCggctgggcagcacggggcGGCCAGCCCGAGCGGCAGCGCAAGAGCGAGGAGCTGACGGATGAGGAGAAGGAGATCATCAACCGAGTCATCGCCCGGGCCGAGAAGATGGAGGAGATGGAGCAGGAGCGCATCGG GCGACTCATGACCCGGCTGGAGGACATGCGCCGGAGCGTGCTGGGGGATGGGGTGAACCGCTGCATCCTCTGCGGGGAGCAGTTGGGGCCACGGGGATCTGCCTGCGTCGTCTGCGAGGACTGCAAGAAG aacGTCTGCACCAAGTGTGGGGTGGAGACCACCAACAGCCGGCCCCATGCCATCTGGCTCTGCAAGATCTGCAGCGAGCAGCGGGAG GTGTGGAAGCGCTCCGGTGCCTGGTTCTTCAAGGGTTTGCCCAAGCAAGTGCTGCCCCAGCCGATGCCTGTCAGCAAGAACAAGGGCCCCCAAGCCCCGAGTGAGCCCAGCCCATCGCAGCTGCCCGCCCAGGACGTGAAACTCCCCTCCCGCACGCCCACCCGAG GCCAGGCGGACGCCAGGCCCCCAGCTGAGCAGGACGCCGATG GCAGTGACACGACGGCGGCTGCCCGGGGGAGCTACGTGGTGCCTGGCCGCAAGCCGGCCGAGGGCAGGCCGGGCCCGTGTGGCAGCGAGCACGCTGGCGGGGACACCGATGGCCGCAACTACGCTGCTGAGAGCGGGGTCAGCAGGAGCCCTG GCGTGAAGAGGACCAACTCCCTGCAAGCCCCACGGCCACCCCCACCAGCCGCTGCCAGCCCCGCTCCTGGTCCTGGtccagcagcacccccag caccaccGGCAGCAGCAAGACCGGGTCCTGGGGCAGCCGGCCGGTTCCCGGAGAGACAAG TGAGCCCGCCAATGGGACCCCCAGAGCTGGCCCGTGCCGCTGCCAGGGAGGAGCGAGGAGGGGGCTACACTGTGCCCTCTGCCAGAGAGGAGAGGccagcccggcagccccccaccATCCCGCCGGCAGCCACTGCCCCGCCGCGGCAGCCAccccaggaggaagaggaggaggatgccaACAGCTATGACTCTGATGAAGGCA CCACGCTGGGAGCACTGGAGTTCAGCCTGCTCTACGACCAGGAGAACAGCTCCCTGCACTGCACCCTCATCAAGGCCAAA GGCTTAAAACCAATGGACTCAAATGGCCTGGCAGATCCCTACGTCAAACTGCACCTCTTGCCTGGAGCCAGCAAG TCAAATAAGCTGAGGACGAAGACGCTGCGCAACACTCGTAACCCTGTGTGGAACGAGACCCTGGTGTACCACGGCATCACAGATGAGGACATGCAAAGGAAAACCCTCAG GATCTCCGTATGTGATGAAGACAAATTTGGCCACAATGAGTTTATTGGAGAAACTAGAGTTTCCTTGAAAAAACTCAAAGCCAATCAGAAAAAGAACTTCAACATCTGCTTGGAGAGAGTAATACCA ATGAAGCGTGCTGGAACAACTGGCTCATCCCGTGGGATGGCATTGTACGAAGAGGAG GTAGACCGTGGTGGGGATGTGGAGGAGCGTGGGAAGATCCTTGTGTCCCTCATGTACAGCACCCAGCAGGGCGGCTTGATCGTCGGCATCGTACGCTGCGTGCATTTAGCAGCTATGGATGCCAACGGATACTCAGACCCTTTCGTTAAACT TTGGCTGAAACCTGACATGGGAAAAAAGGCCAAGCACAAGACACagattaagaagaaaacattgaatCCTGAGTTTAATGAG GAGTTCTTCTATGATATAAAACACAGCGACCTGGCCAAGAAGTCACTGGACATTTCTGTCTGGGATTACGACATCGGAAAATCGAATGATTACATCG GCGGCTGTCAGCTCGGCATTACGGCTAAGGGGGAGCGCTTGAAACACTGGTACGAATGCTTGAAGAACAAGGACAAGAAGATTGAACGCTGGCACACCCTCCAAAATGAGAACCACGTTGCCAGTGATTAA
- the RPH3A gene encoding rabphilin-3A isoform X3, whose amino-acid sequence MTDAVVGGSSDRWMCPSDRTMSLRARLPAGWAARGGQPERQRKSEELTDEEKEIINRVIARAEKMEEMEQERIGRLMTRLEDMRRSVLGDGVNRCILCGEQLGPRGSACVVCEDCKKNVCTKCGVETTNSRPHAIWLCKICSEQREVWKRSGAWFFKGLPKQVLPQPMPVSKNKGPQAPSEPSPSQLPAQDVKLPSRTPTRGQADARPPAEQDADGSDTTAAARGSYVVPGRKPAEGRPGPCGSEHAGGDTDGRNYAAESGVSRSPGVKRTNSLQAPRPPPPAAASPAPGPGPAAPPAPPAAARPGPGAAGRFPERQVSPPMGPPELARAAAREERGGGYTVPSAREERPARQPPTIPPAATAPPRQPPQEEEEEDANSYDSDEGTTLGALEFSLLYDQENSSLHCTLIKAKGLKPMDSNGLADPYVKLHLLPGASKSNKLRTKTLRNTRNPVWNETLVYHGITDEDMQRKTLRISVCDEDKFGHNEFIGETRVSLKKLKANQKKNFNICLERVIPMKRAGTTGSSRGMALYEEEVDRGGDVEERGKILVSLMYSTQQGGLIVGIVRCVHLAAMDANGYSDPFVKLWLKPDMGKKAKHKTQIKKKTLNPEFNEEFFYDIKHSDLAKKSLDISVWDYDIGKSNDYIGGCQLGITAKGERLKHWYECLKNKDKKIERWHTLQNENHVASD is encoded by the exons ATGACTGACGCGGTGGTGGGTGGCAGCTCTGACCGGTGGATGTGCCCCAGTGACAGGACCATGTCCCTCCGGGCCAG GCTCCCCGCCggctgggcagcacggggcGGCCAGCCCGAGCGGCAGCGCAAGAGCGAGGAGCTGACGGATGAGGAGAAGGAGATCATCAACCGAGTCATCGCCCGGGCCGAGAAGATGGAGGAGATGGAGCAGGAGCGCATCGG GCGACTCATGACCCGGCTGGAGGACATGCGCCGGAGCGTGCTGGGGGATGGGGTGAACCGCTGCATCCTCTGCGGGGAGCAGTTGGGGCCACGGGGATCTGCCTGCGTCGTCTGCGAGGACTGCAAGAAG aacGTCTGCACCAAGTGTGGGGTGGAGACCACCAACAGCCGGCCCCATGCCATCTGGCTCTGCAAGATCTGCAGCGAGCAGCGGGAG GTGTGGAAGCGCTCCGGTGCCTGGTTCTTCAAGGGTTTGCCCAAGCAAGTGCTGCCCCAGCCGATGCCTGTCAGCAAGAACAAGGGCCCCCAAGCCCCGAGTGAGCCCAGCCCATCGCAGCTGCCCGCCCAGGACGTGAAACTCCCCTCCCGCACGCCCACCCGAG GCCAGGCGGACGCCAGGCCCCCAGCTGAGCAGGACGCCGATG GCAGTGACACGACGGCGGCTGCCCGGGGGAGCTACGTGGTGCCTGGCCGCAAGCCGGCCGAGGGCAGGCCGGGCCCGTGTGGCAGCGAGCACGCTGGCGGGGACACCGATGGCCGCAACTACGCTGCTGAGAGCGGGGTCAGCAGGAGCCCTG GCGTGAAGAGGACCAACTCCCTGCAAGCCCCACGGCCACCCCCACCAGCCGCTGCCAGCCCCGCTCCTGGTCCTGGtccagcagcacccccag caccaccGGCAGCAGCAAGACCGGGTCCTGGGGCAGCCGGCCGGTTCCCGGAGAGACAAG TGAGCCCGCCAATGGGACCCCCAGAGCTGGCCCGTGCCGCTGCCAGGGAGGAGCGAGGAGGGGGCTACACTGTGCCCTCTGCCAGAGAGGAGAGGccagcccggcagccccccaccATCCCGCCGGCAGCCACTGCCCCGCCGCGGCAGCCAccccaggaggaagaggaggaggatgccaACAGCTATGACTCTGATGAAGGCA CCACGCTGGGAGCACTGGAGTTCAGCCTGCTCTACGACCAGGAGAACAGCTCCCTGCACTGCACCCTCATCAAGGCCAAA GGCTTAAAACCAATGGACTCAAATGGCCTGGCAGATCCCTACGTCAAACTGCACCTCTTGCCTGGAGCCAGCAAG TCAAATAAGCTGAGGACGAAGACGCTGCGCAACACTCGTAACCCTGTGTGGAACGAGACCCTGGTGTACCACGGCATCACAGATGAGGACATGCAAAGGAAAACCCTCAG GATCTCCGTATGTGATGAAGACAAATTTGGCCACAATGAGTTTATTGGAGAAACTAGAGTTTCCTTGAAAAAACTCAAAGCCAATCAGAAAAAGAACTTCAACATCTGCTTGGAGAGAGTAATACCA ATGAAGCGTGCTGGAACAACTGGCTCATCCCGTGGGATGGCATTGTACGAAGAGGAG GTAGACCGTGGTGGGGATGTGGAGGAGCGTGGGAAGATCCTTGTGTCCCTCATGTACAGCACCCAGCAGGGCGGCTTGATCGTCGGCATCGTACGCTGCGTGCATTTAGCAGCTATGGATGCCAACGGATACTCAGACCCTTTCGTTAAACT TTGGCTGAAACCTGACATGGGAAAAAAGGCCAAGCACAAGACACagattaagaagaaaacattgaatCCTGAGTTTAATGAG GAGTTCTTCTATGATATAAAACACAGCGACCTGGCCAAGAAGTCACTGGACATTTCTGTCTGGGATTACGACATCGGAAAATCGAATGATTACATCG GCGGCTGTCAGCTCGGCATTACGGCTAAGGGGGAGCGCTTGAAACACTGGTACGAATGCTTGAAGAACAAGGACAAGAAGATTGAACGCTGGCACACCCTCCAAAATGAGAACCACGTTGCCAGTGATTAA